The genome window ACCAGTTTTTGCAGATTTTAATTTCTTAACAGCATCTTTAGTTGAATCATTTAAATAAATAGCAGTTTTTGGTTTACTTGATGACATTTTATCCCCAGTTAAACCAGTTAAAAATCTATGATAAGTACTTGATGGTATAATAAAACCTAATTCATCTTTAAGTTTATTTGTAATATCCCTTGTAAGTCTAAGATGAGGATCTTGATCTATACCTACAGGTACAAGAGTATTAATTGGACCACCATTTTCTTCAACTTGAGGCATTAAAATATCAGCCACTTGAATAAGTGGAGAATTAACATGTGCTAAGTTTGTAGATGGAGTAAAACCATAAATAGCTTTCATTTCATTAAAATTTGCTTTAAGAGATGCTCTAAATGATAAATTATGTAATATACTGTTTTTTGATTGAAGATAAACATTAATATCATCTGATGTAAGGTCAAGACCTAATGCAATATAATTTGTTAAATATTCATCAATAGCTAATTGTTTACCTTTCTCAAAACTAATACCTCGTGCAGCATATGCCTCTAAATCTGCAATAGGAATTGATAATTTTGCACCTTGATTATGATACCATATTAATTGATCAATAACCATTTTATGGCCAATATGCATTGGACCTGAAGGCATCATACCAGTAACAACTGCAAATGGTTTATTTGAATTTATTAATTTAATTATTTCACCAAAATCTCTATGACCAAAAATTATTCCTCTTCTCATTAATCTATGTGGATTCTTAATTTTTTTAAGTTCCTCTTCAAAATCTTGAATACCAAATTGTTTTATAATTTTATCATAATCAAATGAATCTGCTGTCCATGGGTCTAACAAATAAATCACCTAATAATAATTAAACTCATTAATATAATTTAATAATCTTTATAATTTAAGAATATAAGTATTATTGAAACTAATTATACTTCTAATTTAAAAATACAAATATAATAAATATTATTGAAACTACTACTTATACTTCTAATTTAAGAATATAAGTATTATTGAAACTAATTATAAATAAAATAACTTAACTAAAAATTAATTTAAATGAATGTTGAAAAACTATTTTATAAAATTTAAATTTAAATATATTATCTTAATAAATATTCTAAACTCCAAGATTAATTATCTTAAAATAAATATTTTTAGATTTCAACAAGACCAATTTAAAAAAAAAGTTAAAAATTAAAAATTAAGGTCTAGTCCACTGTACATTATAATAAGTAATATCTTGATCATCATCAACTACTGCAAGTAAAAGATTTTTATTTACACCATGAGCTACCCTAATATAACTTGAAAAATTTAATGCATTAATTTCATATTTTTCATAAATAACTTTAACAAGATAATTAGAATGTCCTTTACCTGGAGCTAAACCTCTTTCATATAACCTAAAATCAGAACCATATTTAAATCCTGTTTTAATTACATATCCTCTATTTTTAAGGTCCCTATAAACTAAATATTTACCATAAATATTTTTTTCTTTAATTAAAGAGATTATATAAGCAAAATCACATTTAACATCATTCTCATAAATATTTAAACGATTGTTCTCCATTAAATAAGTTGCTTCTATAATAGAAAGCTCTAAAGCTGTTTCTGTAAGTTTACCAAAATGACTTTTTTCATTTAAAGTTATTGGTTTTCTAGAAGACTCAGTTATAGGAACAGTTACAATATCATTATATAAATCTCCACGCATATTTCCACCTTAAAAATTATTAAAAAATATATAAAAATTAAAATTTTAAATAAAACACAAACATCCTACCTAAAACAATAATCCATAAAAATTAAAATTTTAAATAAAACACAAACATCCTACCTAAAACAATAATCCATAAAAATTAAAATTTTAAATAAAAATAAAATACTCTATTTAAAAAAATATTATATAGTATATTTTTTATTTAATTATATAAATAAAAGTTTAGTTTTTAATTAAAAATAAAAAGTTTAAGATTAAATTATAAAAGATTAAAAAAAAAATCTATAAATAAAAACAAAAATAAAATTAAATTAATATGACAAGATTGTTGAAATATTTTAATATATAATAAATTTACTTTAAATTTAAAAAGAATATATAATAATTCAAAAATTAGAATACAAGCTCCTAAAAATAAAAAAGGAAAGAATTAAATGACAGTTAATTTAAATAAAAAAGAAAGAAATAAAATACTCATACTATTTCTTATTGGAATATTCATGGGTTGTCTTGATATGGGTATTGTTGGACCTGTACTTTCACCAATACAAAATGCTTTTCATGTAACATCAAGAGAATCATCATGGATATACACAGTATATATTATTGCATTTATGATTGGTTCACCAATTATGGCTAAATTTTCAGATTTTTATGGTCAAAGAAAATTATACCTTATAGACATAGCATTATTTGGTTTAGGTTCAGCAATAATTTCAATTGCACCATCAATGGAAATAATATTTATTGGAAGAATAATACAGGGATTTGGTGCTGGAGGAATATTTCCAGTAGCAGGATCATTTATTGGAGACTATTTCCCAATAGAATCTAGAGGAACAGCACTTGGAATAATAGGTGCAACTTTTGGACTTTCAACAGTTGCTGGACCATTAGTAGGAGCAGCAATTATACCATTTGGATGGAATTGGTGTTTTGCAATAAATATACCAATAGCAATAATATTATTAATTTTATGTTATTTCCTACTACCTCAATTTGAACAATCTAATCATTTAGATATAGATTGGAGTGGAATAGTCTTACTAATCATATGTAGTACATTATTTGCTTATGGATTAAATCAAATAGATTCAGCAAATTTTATTAACAGTTTATTCTCAGTAAAAGTATTACCTTATTTAATATTATTTATAATATTATTGCCAATATTCATTAAAGTAGAAAAAAGAGCAAGTGAATCTATTGTTCCAATATACTTATTTAAAAATAGTGAGATATCAACAGCATCAATCCTTGTAATTTGTGAAGGAATAATAAATGCTGCAACAATATTTGTACCTTCACTTGCAATGATATCATTAGGTTATAATAATGAACTTGCAAGTTTAATGTTAATTCCACTTGTAGGTGCTAATGCAATTGCTGCACCAATACTTGGGAAATTTTTATTTAAATTAGGTTATAAGATAATGATGGTAATTGGTACATTTATATTAAGTATAGGTCTTGTAATGCTTGGATTATTATCTACAAATTTTTATCTCTTTTTAATTGCAGATATTTTAATAGGTCTTGGTATGGTAACACTAATTGGAGCACCAATGAGATTCCTTATTATGTGTGAAACTGGACATGGTGAAAGAGGAGTAGGTCAAGCAATTATTAATATGATGGCTTCATTTGGACAATTAATTGGTGGAGCACTTATAGGTGGAATAATTGCATCATATAATAATACAATATTCGGATATACTGCTGCATTAATAACTTCTGCAGTATTTGGAGTAATTGCCTTTATATTCACTATGCGTTTAAAAGAAAGAGATGATGAAATAGCAACAATGAAAGCAAATTCATAAAAAGCCATGAAAAATACTAAAAACTATAAAAACAAATAAAAACCACAAAAACAGCAAAATACAAAAACAAATAAAAAAAACAACAAAAATAACAAAAACCACAAAAAACAAGTTAACTAAAAAATATTTAAAAAAAGATAGTTATTTATAAATTTATAAATAATTATTTTTACTATTTTTAAAAATAAGATTAAAAACTAAAAATCTTATTAGTATTAATGTACCTTTAAAAAGATATTGTTTGCAATATCTCTTTTAATTGGAGTTTCTTTATCATCTACAGTAATAATTAAATAATCTTTTGAATTATCTTTAGTAATAATTCCAATTTTAGAACCCATAGTAATATGTAACTCTAAAACATTAGCAAGTTCTAATACATTTCCACGAATAAATGAAACTATACCAGAATTACCTTCTTTAACTTGAGTAATTGATAAAAGATTTGAGTCTCTTAAACCTATTTCTTCTACATCTTTTGAATAATTACGAC of Methanobrevibacter wolinii SH contains these proteins:
- the endA gene encoding tRNA-intron lyase, with amino-acid sequence MRGDLYNDIVTVPITESSRKPITLNEKSHFGKLTETALELSIIEATYLMENNRLNIYENDVKCDFAYIISLIKEKNIYGKYLVYRDLKNRGYVIKTGFKYGSDFRLYERGLAPGKGHSNYLVKVIYEKYEINALNFSSYIRVAHGVNKNLLLAVVDDDQDITYYNVQWTRP
- a CDS encoding MFS transporter, yielding MTVNLNKKERNKILILFLIGIFMGCLDMGIVGPVLSPIQNAFHVTSRESSWIYTVYIIAFMIGSPIMAKFSDFYGQRKLYLIDIALFGLGSAIISIAPSMEIIFIGRIIQGFGAGGIFPVAGSFIGDYFPIESRGTALGIIGATFGLSTVAGPLVGAAIIPFGWNWCFAINIPIAIILLILCYFLLPQFEQSNHLDIDWSGIVLLIICSTLFAYGLNQIDSANFINSLFSVKVLPYLILFIILLPIFIKVEKRASESIVPIYLFKNSEISTASILVICEGIINAATIFVPSLAMISLGYNNELASLMLIPLVGANAIAAPILGKFLFKLGYKIMMVIGTFILSIGLVMLGLLSTNFYLFLIADILIGLGMVTLIGAPMRFLIMCETGHGERGVGQAIINMMASFGQLIGGALIGGIIASYNNTIFGYTAALITSAVFGVIAFIFTMRLKERDDEIATMKANS
- a CDS encoding tryptophan--tRNA ligase, which produces MLDPWTADSFDYDKIIKQFGIQDFEEELKKIKNPHRLMRRGIIFGHRDFGEIIKLINSNKPFAVVTGMMPSGPMHIGHKMVIDQLIWYHNQGAKLSIPIADLEAYAARGISFEKGKQLAIDEYLTNYIALGLDLTSDDINVYLQSKNSILHNLSFRASLKANFNEMKAIYGFTPSTNLAHVNSPLIQVADILMPQVEENGGPINTLVPVGIDQDPHLRLTRDITNKLKDELGFIIPSSTYHRFLTGLTGDKMSSSKPKTAIYLNDSTKDAVKKLKSAKTGGRESLAEQKEKGGQPDQCVIFEMLLYHLIDDDNELKKIRDECLNGTLLCGVCKNKTCELLEEFLDNHHSKQEEAHEIAETILD